A genomic segment from Sparus aurata chromosome 10, fSpaAur1.1, whole genome shotgun sequence encodes:
- the LOC115590212 gene encoding low affinity immunoglobulin gamma Fc region receptor II-like isoform X1 has protein sequence MLNGRFADDLVSPVVTVLLLLIVQVDFSCSQTADEAFPQVDPNRQQHIEYDPIEISCEGLEGLTGWRVMRKIQDKDVQPCSPDWSKSTGPCKITNAFQTSDSGEYWCEMGEKRSNAVNITVTVGRVILESPALPVMEGKTETLRCRSKMTSSAHIADFYKDGFLIGSGSTGEMTIHHVSKADEGFYKCSITDFGDSAESWLAVRALHRETPPPSELSCHPYLILRTIFTILMVVLLLLLVGLLHCGKLRVTPTYVCVCKVCEGKCQTDPDNSVKEELT, from the exons ATGCTGAATGGCAGGTTTGCTGATGATCTTGTCTCTCCAGTAGTGACGGTGTTGTTGCTGCTCATCGTACAAGTTGACTTCAGCTGCTCTCAAACAGCTG ATGAAGCTTTCCCTCAGGTTGATCCAAACAGGCAGCAGCACATTGAATATGATCCCATTGAGATCAGCTGTGAGGGACTGGAGGGACTGACTGGATGGAGAGTGATGAGAAAGATCCAAGACAAAGATGTTCAACCATGTTCTCCTGACTGGTCGAAGTCAACCGGACCCTGCAAAATTACAAACGCCTTTCAGACATCAGACAGTGGAGAATACTGGTGTGAAATGGGAGAAAAGAGAAGCAACGCCGTCAACATCACTGTGACTG TTGGACGTGTGATCCTGGAGAGTCCAGCTCTCCCTGTGATGGAGGGGAAGACTGAGACTCTGCGCTGTAGAAGTAAAATGACCTCTTCAGCCCACATAGCTGATTTCTATAAAGATGGCTTCCTCATCGGCTCCGGCTCCACGGGAGAGATGACCATCCACCATGTTTCTAAAGCTGATGAAGGATTTTACAAGTGCAGCATCACTGACTTTGGAGACTCAGCAGAGAGCTGGCTGGCTGTTAGAG CACTTCACAGAGAGACGCCTCCGCCCTCAGAACTGTCCTGTCATCCTTACCTTATCTTAAGGACCATATTCACCATTTTGATGgtggttctgctgctgctgctggtgggactGCTCCACTGTGGGAAACTCAGAGTTACACCaacatatgtatgtgtatgtaaaGTGTGCGAAGGTAAATGCCAAACCGATCCGGACAATAGCGTGAAAGAAGAGTTAACTTAA
- the LOC115590423 gene encoding butyrophilin-like protein 2 gives MFQLKDGRSLELCSFRVLLFHHTVVLLLLTHCCTGHPQVIGPPRPVLAFVGDDIILPCHLEPATDVASTAVEWTRPDLKPRFVHLWRSGQELLGDQHPSYSGRTSLFTNKLKHGDISLKLSRVKLSDKGTYRCFIPTMNIDSTVKLVFGFVSFPDIKISKVSNGVLLVCKSTGWYPEPGVFWLDGEGNLLSAGPTETVRGPDDLYTVSSRVTVEKRHSNSFTCRVQQNHINQTRETLIHVPDELFLVQSSSAV, from the exons ATGTTTCAGCTGAAGGATGGACGATCCCTCGAGCTCTGTAGCTTCAGAGTTCTGCTTTTCCATCACACTGTTGTCCTGCTTCTTCTAACACACTGCTGTACAG GTCACCCTCAGGTAATTGGTCCACCTCGGCCAGTATTGGCATTCGTTGGTGATGACATCATTCTGCCATGTCATCTGGAACCTGCCACAGATGTTGCTTCCACAGCTGTGGAGTGGACGCGACCTGATCTGAAACCCAGATTTGTCCATCTGTGGCGTTCTGGTCAAGAACTTCTAGGTGATCAGCATCCGTCCTACTCTGGAAGAACATCGCTGTTCACCAACAAACTGAAGCACGGAGACATTTCACTAAAACTGTCCAGAGTCAAGCTGTCTGATAAGGGAACATACAGGTGCTTCATTCCCACAATGAATATAGACTCAACTGTCAAGCTTGTCTTTG GTTTTGTTTCTTTCCCCGACATAAAGATCTCTAAAGTCAGCAATGGAGTGTTGTTGGTATGTAAATCCACCGGCTGGTATCCAGAACCTGGGGTGttctggctggacggtgagggaaacctcctctctgctggacctacagagacagtcagaggtcctgatgacctctatactgtcagcagcagagtgactgtggagaagagacacagcaacagcttcacctgtagagtccaacagaaccacaTCAACCAGACCAGAGAGACACTCATACATGTTCCAG ATGAACTCTTTTTGGTCCAGTCCAGTTCTGCTGTTTAG
- the LOC115590210 gene encoding butyrophilin subfamily 1 member A1-like, with protein sequence MKQNSRMFHMKERLLLRPQLSGVTALMLHHTVFILLLTCAGESSQPIVAMMGDDIVLPCQMERAVDASGLTVEWSRPDLDPRFVHLRRDSVELELEENPLYKGRTSLSTNRLKRGDVSLKLSKVKVSDEGTYRGFVPSGTPTDCVVQLAVGSVSSPDIKISKVSNGVLLVCKSKGWYPEPEVFWLDGEGNLLSAGPTETVRGPDDLYTVSSRVTVEKRHSNSFTCRVQQNSINQTREAKIDVPDELYLVQSNSAVRISICLAVCVVSICTVVFIVHRKGQQNTLKTMTSSNELQPLMDGEKLKTGSDKIHYLDNTKAKLDEDLQKTEGELKHVTQVITNLKEQKENLNKQREKLIALQQEEKILIKEKKERMEKSRKTGDKKKKEKYKKIKEYLEKTETEHENMLGQTNTLLKTTDDLINKMTERKGNLERDKEQICRNLKENKRLREETERKLQSEQAERLREETERKLQSETEKGTNQQPSSDSV encoded by the exons ATGAAACAG aactcCAGGATGTTTCACATGAAGGAGAGACTCCTCCTCAGACCTCAGCTCAGTGGTGTCACTGCATTAATGTTGCATCACACTGTTTTTATCCTTCTCCTGACATGTGCAG GTGAGTCATCTCAGCCAATAGTGGCCATGATGGGTGATGACATAGTTTTGCCATGTCAAATGGAACGTGCTGTGGATGCCAGCGGTCTGACTGTGGAGTGGTCAAGACCCGACCTGGACCCCAGATTTGTCCATTTGAGGCGAGACAGTGTGGAGCTGGAGCTTGAGGAGAATCCATTGTACAAGGGAAGAACCTCACTGTCCACCAACAGACTGAAGCGTGGAGACGTTTCACTGAAACTCTCCAAAGTGAAAGTGTCTGATGAGGGAACATACAGAGGCTTTGTTCCCAGTGGTACGCCGACAGACTGTGTGGTTCAGCTTGCTGTAG GTTCTGTCTCCTCCCCCGACATAAAGATCTCTAAAGTCAGCAATGGAGTGTTGTTAGTATGCAAATCCAAAGGCtggtatccagaacctgaggtgttctggctggacggtgagggaaacctcctctctgctggacctacagagacagtcagaggtcctgatgacctctatactgtcagcagcagagtgactgtggagaagagacacagcaacagcttcacctgtagagtccaacagaacagcATCAACCAGACCAGAGAGGCAAAGATAGATGTTCCAG ATGAACTATATTTGGTCCAGTCAAATTCTGCTGTTCGCATCTCCATCTGCCTCGCTGTGTGCGTCGTGTCCATTTGCACAGTTGTGTTCATTGTTCATCGGAAAGggcaacaaaacacactca aAACCATGACCAGCAGCAATGAACTTCAGCCACTGATGGACGGAGAGAAGCtcaagacaggaagtgacaaaaTACATTATCTGGACAACACAAAGGCTAAACTTGATGAGGACTTACAGAAGACTGAGGGAGAACTGAAACATGTAACACAGGTGATTACAAACCTGAAAGAGCAGAAAGAGAATCTGaacaagcagagagagaaactcatcgcactgcagcaggaggagaagataCTGataaaggagaagaaggagaggatggagaagagCCGAAAAACGggcgacaaaaaaaaaaaggagaagtataaaaaaatcaaagagtatctggagaaaacagagacagaacatGAGAATATGTTGGGGCAAACAAACACTCTACTGAAGACAACAGATGATCTGATtaataaaatgactgaaaggAAGGGAAACCTAGAAAGAGATAAGGAGCAGATATGTAGAAACCTGAAAGAGAAcaagagactgagagaagagacTGAGAGGAAACTTCAGTCAGAGCAggcagagagactgagagaagagactgagaggaaacttcagtcagagacagaaaagggaACAAATCAACAACCGTCCAGTGATTCTGTGTGA
- the LOC115590212 gene encoding low affinity immunoglobulin gamma Fc region receptor II-like isoform X2 translates to MEVTALCIRLLVTVLLLLIVQVDFSCSQTADEAFPQVDPNRQQHIEYDPIEISCEGLEGLTGWRVMRKIQDKDVQPCSPDWSKSTGPCKITNAFQTSDSGEYWCEMGEKRSNAVNITVTVGRVILESPALPVMEGKTETLRCRSKMTSSAHIADFYKDGFLIGSGSTGEMTIHHVSKADEGFYKCSITDFGDSAESWLAVRALHRETPPPSELSCHPYLILRTIFTILMVVLLLLLVGLLHCGKLRVTPTYVCVCKVCEGKCQTDPDNSVKEELT, encoded by the exons ATGGAGGTGACAGCTCTCTGCATCAGACTGT TAGTGACGGTGTTGTTGCTGCTCATCGTACAAGTTGACTTCAGCTGCTCTCAAACAGCTG ATGAAGCTTTCCCTCAGGTTGATCCAAACAGGCAGCAGCACATTGAATATGATCCCATTGAGATCAGCTGTGAGGGACTGGAGGGACTGACTGGATGGAGAGTGATGAGAAAGATCCAAGACAAAGATGTTCAACCATGTTCTCCTGACTGGTCGAAGTCAACCGGACCCTGCAAAATTACAAACGCCTTTCAGACATCAGACAGTGGAGAATACTGGTGTGAAATGGGAGAAAAGAGAAGCAACGCCGTCAACATCACTGTGACTG TTGGACGTGTGATCCTGGAGAGTCCAGCTCTCCCTGTGATGGAGGGGAAGACTGAGACTCTGCGCTGTAGAAGTAAAATGACCTCTTCAGCCCACATAGCTGATTTCTATAAAGATGGCTTCCTCATCGGCTCCGGCTCCACGGGAGAGATGACCATCCACCATGTTTCTAAAGCTGATGAAGGATTTTACAAGTGCAGCATCACTGACTTTGGAGACTCAGCAGAGAGCTGGCTGGCTGTTAGAG CACTTCACAGAGAGACGCCTCCGCCCTCAGAACTGTCCTGTCATCCTTACCTTATCTTAAGGACCATATTCACCATTTTGATGgtggttctgctgctgctgctggtgggactGCTCCACTGTGGGAAACTCAGAGTTACACCaacatatgtatgtgtatgtaaaGTGTGCGAAGGTAAATGCCAAACCGATCCGGACAATAGCGTGAAAGAAGAGTTAACTTAA